DNA sequence from the Heterodontus francisci isolate sHetFra1 chromosome 22, sHetFra1.hap1, whole genome shotgun sequence genome:
agaaGGAAAGATTAAAAACCTGTTCACTGAAATGAGTCAGGGAGCTGACTTGGTCAGTAGCTCAAACTGCTGAATGCTAGGAGAGAAAAACTTGAGTTTGAATCAAGTGCAAAGTAGCTAAACTTTTCATCCTTCCAAAGTGAGATAAAATGAGTATTGCAGCCTTAGCATCGGGGGACAGGCGGGAGGAGAAGATAAGAAGCTGTAGGAACTCAGCTGTGGTTATTACACTTTGGCTGTTCAGCAATGAGAAAGGTCATCTAATAATGGAGATCAACCTTTGGGTGTAACTTCTCTCACAATGTAATCAGCTCCAAGACACAACtgaatttaaaaaatcaaaatactaaagatgctggaaatctgaaataaaaaaggtaAATACTGGACATactcaggtcatgcagcatctgtgcaaaCAGAAACAAAATTCATGTTTCAGGCTGATGGCCTTTCATTAGAGCAGCATTTCCAGCATGTCCTGTTAATATTCATGATGCATTTCAAAGCAGTGTTAATAAACTGCCTAAACTTCCCTTATTTCCTGACAATCGCACAGCCCGGAAATGCATTAACCAACTCCAATGAAAATAATTAACTGTGAATGAAATACATTCTAAATGCAACCTTTATTTCTACGTTATGACAATATTCACttctacttgactattccaacacactgctggcCAGCCttacatcttccaccctccattaatttaaaggtcatccaaaactctgctgcctgtatcttagctcgtaccaagtctcgttcacccatcaaCCCAGTGCGAACTAACACTGGCTCTCAGctgagcaatgccttgattttaaagttctcatctttgttttcaaatccctccttggcctcacacttccttatctctgtagcttattccagccctacaaccctccaagatatccatGCTCCTCCAAGTcatacctcttgtgcatccctgattttaatcgctccaacattggtggccacaccttcagctgcctaggtcctaaaattccctccctaaacctctccacctttcattCTTCAAGAAGCTTTTTAAAACTTATGTCattgatgaagcttttggtcatctgcccggagtgtcaaattttgctttataacactcctgtgaagcaccttggcatgccttgctacattaaaggtgctatataaatgcaagttttgttgttGGTCACACAATATCAAAAGGGGGAAAAAGATCTTTAAGAGAATCCACTTAAAACATGTGCAATATTACACAATTGTGCCAACGCAAACATCCATTTCAAAATTGCAATAATATAAAATTACAAACCAAAATTATGAAACACACGGTACACAGTTGTCGTCTGCACAATGCATTTCTTCAGCTGGGAGATGCCTTTAGTGTAAGAGTTACCCAGAATCATTCTTTTGTGCAGAATTGAGGTTACAAACATAAGTGGAACAAATTTACCTTGTTGTGTGCATCTGTGTGGCGGATGACATTTCGCAGAAGAACTTTGCCCATGGGAATTCGAGCCATCATCACCGTTCTTCTAAGTAAAGAAAAAAGCACCATAATCCGGACTGGAGCCCTTGAATTAAACTTTCAGCTGAGATCGCTTACCTGGTTAAGCCACAGTAAATAAGCCAGATAGGCCAGCAAATTGCAAATTAAACAGCTCACAATGCGTTAACTTTTCTCAGCCCAAGTGGCATTAGAGGTATGACAACTTGCTTTCTGCAATCCTCTTTATCTTTTTAGAGTTTTGAAAAGTTCTTTTTTTGCCCACAAGATAAATCAGGGGAGAAAAATTATCCGGGTTTTTGATCACTACCCAGCAACCACTGCTGGAATTGTTTGCAGGTTGAAAACAAGATCAGCCTTGGCTGTGATGTTTCATCATCGAATATCTTGCTGGCTGCCCCCGACTAGGGctgtacatttttaaaaattgctatCTGAGCAAATGACCAAAGTCACTTGCAACTCATGAAGCTATAACCTCGGAAACAGTCAATGTCTTCAGATTCGGAGAAAGTTGAGAAATGGCAGCAAAAAAACCCATAATAACATTCACACCCCTGCCCCACCACTGAAATTTTACGAAACATTTATCTGACTTATTTTAATAGAAACAGAAGCATAGATTTTACACAGCCTCAGATATTTGTTTTAATGCATATGCTACAAACACATGCATAACTGTTGCTCTTTCTTGGATCCAGCTGAAGAGAGCCATGAGCGCTGGTATTCATTAGCCTTGTGAAGATGAGAGAAAACTTTTGAGCAtttgtgaaaattcaaacacaaaTTCTTCTCCCTTGCAACAACTTATATCCATATAGcgacagcgcctttaacataataaaacatcctaaggtgcttcacatcagcattataaaacaaagtatggcatCGAACCAAGAGGTAAGTGCAAAATTCCTGGCTAAAAATAGCAAGCAAGCTGATCGGAGGTCCTGGTCAAAGAACTGTTCTGCACCTATTTATTAGGAGCTGCAGGAAACCAATCTGAAGTGACTTGTCCATTAACTTCCCTCCAAGTGGACGATCTTGGCCTCCATGCAGTGCATCACAATAACATGGAAATATTATCCCTGTGCAGAATTATAAGACATGAACTGGTATTTTAACACTCAATGGCACAGCACTATACAGCTCCAGTCAAATGAATTCCCCACTCCCCAGCATTTGTTCATTTATAATCTCCTTACTGTATCAATTTCTAAGTTTTAATGGTAAAATtgattggggggggcggggggggggcaggggagggggataTATTCAATTTGCTAGCATTCAGCTTACAGATGATTCTTGTGATTTCATATAAATATTCATCCAGGCACTGCCTCTACGTTCAGACTTCAGATTTAAATCAGAGGAACTTTGCACCAGTGAAACTAACCTATAAATTATAAAGTTTTCTCAAAATTCCCAGTGCAACAGGTATTGGTATTCAAAAAATTATAGAAACTTCAGCACACATAGGACAATGCTAGAATTAAATTGAGCTTTTAGGCTGATTTCCCTACATTCTTTAATATTAAGTACTGAATTAATTATCTTTTGAATAGTATTAACTTGGCTACAACAGTCACTTCCCCCTTTCTATAAATCTAAGGAATGGTGAATGCTAGGGTCAGTAACAGCCCTGGacaagttaattttttttaaagcttaACATCACAGCAATAATGCAGACAACTAACTGCACAATAAAACTACAGTAGCCATTAAAtttattcaaggctaagttagatagatttttgatagacaagggagtcaagggttatggagcagacaggaaagtggagttgagactacaaccagatcttatggaatggtggagaaggcgcgaagggtcgaatggcctactcctaaatcCTATGCTCCTAGGAATAATTTATTATAATGACAAAAACAGCTCTCTTTTATGTCTAGGAATAGAGACTGATCAAGCAGCATTCAGACCaaggagattagattagagatacagcactgaaacaggcccttcggcccaccgagtctgtaccgaccatcaaccacccatttatactaatcctacactaatcccatattcctaccaaacatccccacctgtccctatatttccctaccacctacctatactagtgacaatttataatggtcaatttacctaccaacctgcaagtcttttggcttgtgggaggaaaccggagcacccggagaaaacccacgcagacacagggagaacttgcaaactccacacaggcactacccagaatcgaacccgggtccctggagctgtgaggctgcagtgctaaccactgtgccgcccaaggaaTAAGTAAAATATTCAGTAAAAAATAATCCTCACCCAGAGCATCATACAAGTAGTATTATGGAGCAGGGAACTTTAAGATATCAAAGCTTTTATTGCTGTATTTCCTATATGTAGAAAGTAGAAAGTAGAGTAGATAATTTCAGGTTTTTTATTTAACATTTATTTACAACAATCCAAAAAGTGTACATCTGTGGCTGTTCAACAAGTACATCCAATCCTGAACTACAAAACGAATTGCTATAAAGTGAAAGTTTTCCGAAATGAGTGTTTCCCTATTTATTAAGAGGCTGAGTGTTTACTTATTTGGCAGCCTGACACCCAGTAATTTTCGGACAACAGTTTATCGAgctgaaacgataactctgtttctctctccgcagatgctgcgcgAGGTTTTTTCACGGCATTTCCTGCTTTTGTTACAGTTTGCTCGGCTGCGGCCTGGTGCATTTCTGGCCAATGGCCAGGGCGAGATTCGCCAGTGTACCAAAAAGATCTTTGATCAAATTGACACACTTCTGGACACTcggggaaatcaagggatatggggatgacgCAGCTGAAGtgcaggatcagccatgatcttactgaatagcagaagagggaccgaatggcctcccccatctcctatttcttatgttacttATGGGCGCCACGTCGATGTGTGGACGGTGGGTGAACCTTTACCTCATTTAAAACCTCAATAATGGAGCCACTTTTCACTCTCCGAGTTTCACAAGTGGGCTTACCAGCCGGGCTTTCTCCCCGGCCTGGCCTAGCTTAGCCTGGCCGGGCCCTGCCCCGGCAGCTGCCGCTCCGCCCTCAGGCCGCTCGCATCATCTGTCCGCCACCCTGACCGGAAGTCGGTGTCACCCTCTCACCGCCCCGGGTCCGCAGAGAAACACTCACGGGGTTCTACCCCTGACCGACATTTAACTAATCCACGCCTTTTCACCTTTAATAAAATCCAAAGCGAATCTCAGCACATTCCCCCCACCAAGTGGGAATGCGGAAAAGGCTTTCAAATTTTTATTTTCAGCAGATTACAGTTGGTTCCGCTGTAATGTAAAACTACCCACAAAAGCAAACTTTATAACCGAGCTACATTTCTACAATTGAAGTGCGCGCCTCTTAGTTAAGAGCTTCTATTTGTTCATCGTAATTTTTTTTACTCTGCTATTCCACTATATTTGATAATTACCTCAATGCAGAAGCTGTGTTCTTTTTCACATGGGGGACAGTGTTTGATGAGACACTTTCCGGGTTGGAGGTGGCGATTAGTTGCCGGGGTAACTGGGGCGTTTTGGGTCCGAGCGACGACCGGAGGCGTGAGCACGGCCGGGCGAATATCGGCTTTTATAATAgttcttttttatttttagttcacatttccagcatccacggtgtTATTATTTTTGGTTTTAAGTTTTTGCCGTGCGGCCAGCGGAGAGCTTTGACAATCCGGtcggtttattcagggtgagtgtggcAAAGCAATATAAGCTGCGGGGATGTTGCCTTTTAATTGGCTAAAATCGTACCCAATCAGGAGAGCCTTGCGCGGCGGTGCGTTATTTGATTGGATCAAAAGACACGCCGGCCATTATAAACATATTCTAATTGGCTGAAATTGAACCCAATCAAAGTGCTAGTGGATCTCCCCTGGTGTTGCTCACTAAAAGGCGGTTTCATTCGTAAGGACCAGGGTTTTGAGCTTTGTAATCAAATCTAGTCTGTTACCAAGGGGCAGTTTTGTCGAATGTGAACTGCATGTTCTTTTAAGGCCACATAGTCGAATTACTACCCATATAGGGCACAAACTCCActcctaataaatccaatagggaattcaggtgaACTTTCTTCACTAAGAGTGATAAGAATGGGGAACTTGCTagcacagggagtagttgaagcaaTTAGCATAGAAGcacttaaagggaagctagatagacacataaggaagaaaggaataccaggatatgttgatagggttagatgaagagaggtggaggaggttttttttattattcatttgtgtgatgtgggcgtctctggccaggccaggccagcatagtatattgcccatccgtaattgcccttcaactgagtggcttgctgggccatttcagagggcattataagtgtcaaccacattgctgtgggtctggagtcatatgtaagccagaccaggtaaggatggcagatttccttccctaaaagacattagtgaaccagatggattttcacaacaatcatttcatggtcaccattaaactagcttttttaattccagatttattaatctgaAATCTGTCATGgtgtgattcgaacccatgtccataGAAAGAAATTACTTCCACTGGTTGgaaagtctaggactaggggacatagtctataaattagagccagacctttctggAATGAAactaggaaacacttttacacacaaagggtggtagaagtttggaactctcttctgcaaacagcagttgatgttaGTTCACTTAATTTTAAAACTgcaattgttagatttttgttaaccaaaagcaggtatttggagttaggtcacagattagccatgatctcattgaatggcagaacaggctcgagggactaaatggcctccccctgttcctatgttcctgttacAATATACCGTCTATGATGTAAATGACCTATTGTCACAGTGAGGGAGCTTTAAAAGGGTACAGTGTTCTTGAAATAGTATTGGGCACATCTTTCTGAGTTTGCTTGGAAACACACTGCATGTTTATGCTAATCTGGTTAAAATGTATTGTCACATCTATTGTGCACAATATGACAAAAATGATGCATAATTCCATAACGGTATCTCTGCTTTTAGGAGTGAAGGATAAGGGAAAGATAAGAAAAATGTTTTCTAATAAttaactccaccattcaataaggttatAGCTGATCCTCTACTTCAGCTCTGATTTGTTAATTGtaattaattgtatttgtgtgcaggtggtgagcattaactggagattcacttatgcccctataaataggaacagactgaaactgtggttgttgagttAGAAGGTGCACTTTTGTAATGTGTGtccctgtaaataaatgcttataatagtatgtaaagattggctccagttagaTCCTTCACCATCCGGCTTTCTGGATTATATCACACTTTCCCACCTGATTCCCAAATAAGCAAATCAGAATTAACTCTTTGTCATAGAATCCATTGTATTTTAAACTGGTAGGAGATCAGCAGGAGATGAGCCATTTAGAATGTCTAAAAACCTAAGGAGTCATagggtcatttacggcatagaaggcggccattcggcccagcgaGTCCGTGCCGGCTCTGTggggagcaatccattcagtcccactcccctgctcaatcctcaagtttacttccttcatgtgcccacccaatttccttttgaaatcattgacgacAATGTGGATTTATATAAAGCGTTGTTAAATGGTATAGATAAGGTAAACCCAGAATATTACATCAAATATGAGTCAGACAAGTAGGACAAGAGGATATCAATTTAAATGAGTGAACAGTAAAATGAAACAGACCCCAGAAAAATAGGGTGATAAACATTTGGAATAATTTCCGGTGAAATAGTGGTCAAAAACATTGGAGAAATTCAAGATGCAGTTGGAGTACTAGCAGAGACAGCTTCAATGAGCCTTTTTATATCCTTAAACTATTCTTATACATGCTGTAAGTTTGCCTAAGCGTGCTTTCTAATGAAAGCTCCATCTATAACACTGTGTCATTTTGTAATAGGTTACAGAACAGCCCCACTGTCCACAGCTAAGGAAAACTTTTAACAGTTAGAATTGACGGTAGCCATGGCAACTAAACAGTGCAAAAAGGAGATGTTGCAGCAGGTGAACCAGCTGTGGAGTATGCTGGATGATATGTCTGAAAGCAGCCCCGAAGCATATCAAAAATTCATCCGGCATCACCTAGAAGAGGGAATGAAGCAGTTCAGTCCGCCGGAGCCTCACACTTGCTTTCAGACAAGGATATTGGTACTGTATCTGTTAGCCTGAATGACTGATGTTTTACTATTATGACATGTGGTACCCTTTCTTATATGCCTTTATAAACTTCTAGATTTTAATAGAAATTGATCTTTTTTGATTAAATAAATGGGGGTAAGAAATTATGGTGGGTCAAATGTATTTGCTATGTTCAGATTTTGCCACTAGCAAATGCAACATTTATCAATTTTAATAGAATTTGCAGCTTCAAAAAAAAGTGCACACACCATTGCTTTAAGGAAGAagttgtatttataaagcatcttatcccatcctcagaacatcccaaagtatttTGCAACCGAAGTACAGTAGCtgatgttatgtaggcaaacacagcagcaggttttcacacagcaaaatcccactaaCAGTAAATGAACGAATGGCCAGATAAGTTTTTCTGATGGTgtgggttgagggaggaatgttagccaggacacaggCAGAATTTCCTGCTCCCCTTCAGAAAATATCAAGGGATCTTCTACATCTGGATGATCCTGTCAACGAAATTCAAAGGATTGGAGGTAAAACAAGACAAACAGGACTCCAGTGCTTATGATATTTGACTCATTCAAATAGTTTATACTACTATTTTTATATAAAAAGTTTATACCATGCAGAGGCTGTGAAACTTAATTTTATAGATCAAATTGTACTCAGTTTTTGCAAATGTTCATTAATTCTACAGAAGGCCTTTGCTTTGCAAGCTCACACAACTGTCAATAAGCAATCATTTAATTTTTCTCGCCTAGGAACTCAGTGAGAAGTTGCTGTACGTAAACCTTTGCACCTGGAGTAGGGTTCCTGCTCCAAAGTCTGAGTCAGACCCTGTCCCTCTTGGTGGAGGAAagttggaggaaaatgtagaaggTACAGGTAGGTAGTGAGAAAAGGTTAATTTTTACCTGAATGTTAATTTGTGGCATATTGACATCATGAAACTTTTAGTCTGAGGTAGGGGCTTCACAGCTGCACCTAATCCCATTTTCACCTGCCATTCATGGGTGTTTTCTTTCCAGAAAAGGTTACTGGATAGAGAGCAAGATAAGGAACCTCTGTTAACTCAGGGATACTAGACTGAACTTTAGTTTTCCCACCACTGCTCTGCTTGAGTTTAGCTAACTCTGCACGGGACAGGAGTAGAATCGTCTATTGAGCCATTGGAAAAGTGAACTTTGAGCTTTAAAGAAAGAACACTACAAATGTGTTCTCAGCCATCAAGTTCACTAATTTAGCAATTTGGAACCAAATTTCCAGCAAATTTCAGCAGGTTCATTGTTACTGTGGCAAATGCTACACTTTAAAAAGGTTTCAACAAACCCGTGTTGTTCATCCTCTTCTACCAGCAGGCTTGCCAATCCCAGTTTTGTCTTACATCATTGTGTCTGATGTACTAACACCACAGAACGTGAGGAAATGCTTGAGCTTCTGGTCTGATCAGGGTTGGGGACCCTTGGAAGAGGGAAGAATCATCAATTGGTAGTGCAATTAACTAACATTATTCTCTTTTAGGTTATATATCTTCGGGGTCATTTTCGGAGCCTGACGAATATAGCACCCCATTTCCTTTTGTAGGTTATTAGTAGACTCAAGAAGAAATGCTTATTGAACCAATGTTTTCCACTTCCCCATTCCAAAACTATTCTTTGCTGTTTGGCTGGCCAACTTGCTCCAGCTGTTGAATAGTATCAACTTCTCGTGCTGTGCCTTGAAGTATAAGTGATGCTGCCTGACTAATTTGCACACAAGTTCATGATCTTATCTGCGCTTTGAGTAGAGGCCAGGCTCTTCCCTGCAGGGAAAATTTTTGGAAACGTTGGAAGGAGAGCCTCCTCAGGGTTGTAAGCTTGACTCAGTTGTTGgtgctctcacctttgagtcagaaagttgtgggttcaagacgaACTCGAGGACTCGAACACAACTTCTTGGCTGATTATTCCTGCGAAATACTTAGGGAGTGCTGTACAGTCAGACATGCTGTCCTTtgtttgagatgttaaactgagaccctatcGGCCTGTTCTGCTGATTCAGGTGAATATTAAAGACACAATGGTGTTCAATGAAAACAAATCTCCATGGGCTGGCCAACATCGGTCCCTCAAACACCAACACCAAAgctcctgtttgtgggatcttgccatgtTTGACTCTAACAAtcagttgttatgaccaggtgagaaggggtctagagattcctctcagcctggtttaaccataacagggtttaatttttaaacactgtgtttttagttccctctcagaaaattcttgttcactgcttcaaTTGTAAAGCAGAGAAATCAGGcaagtttccttagatttaaactagaaatgtggaagtttattaatcttaaagtctaatccagttaccgactacgaatatgcgacgcgaccatgctagcacgcatacgcgataaacacagatagagagagaaaacgtagaaggaataaaggggaaaagtttgaggcaatatccggtagttacagtcctttgagtttgctgtggagtctttggttgccgctaAGTCTTGCAAttggttggggcccagtgcacacttcaacttgtttcaatgtcggagtcttttctcctttgaggtttacgtgtcttccgtgggtccggtgcttgggagaaaacgagagagcggcttccttgttccagcttcagttgcacactgccttctgttcctttctgtgtggcacaattcaaaaaaccctagGTTGcctggcaggttagtcatgtgactagctccttatttggaacagtctctcctgtgaggtttgtggatttggcagtctctggaatgcgcttcctcacaccttcaatgtctggtgatcaaaatacattttggttaattggagcagggagtagtcctttgcctccacaagcagcatctcttagtatgcaaatgtccttccagcctagTGTCTggggatcttcaaacaagtcatttcttcactctggcaagtttaaaatcagtgttcatatgacaaaattaatatgcctcattcttggcaggtgggggtctgcatgacacagtaCATTTCAAAATATTttcatatgtttctatgagatactataagatgcaatataaatgcaagacaTTCTTTTCTTTCATTCTGGTTCACTTTTTAGCAGCTACTTATAGGTTAGAATTCACAACAGCCTAGGAGTTGGGCAGCTGTGTACCTATAGCCTCGGGATGAGATGTACAGGCCGAAACACAGGATTTACTGGGTTCTTCAATTTTGATATAAAGGAAAAATTACTTTATATATTTGTTGATTCAAAAGTTTCTTCTGCAGAGATTTATTCAGTCACTGATGTTGCGTACAACCCAGAGGTCCTTAAGAAAGGAAGTGAGAACCCTGTGGAAAGAGACCAATTGATCCGTCTAGCTATGAAATATATTGAAGAGCAGCACTGCATACGCCTGTCACACTCTTACACCCTACTGAAAGACAAACTAAAAGGAAGTAAAAAACAGATGAAGCAACGGCTGACTGGAAAGGCTGGCCCTGCACAAACTGCCATGGAGATGACTTCAGGAGAAAGTGGCATCTCATTGCTTCAACAGTTGACAAGACTCAAATCAGCAGACGAGGAAAATGAAGAAAATAAACTCCCAATTCGGTTGCCGAGTGACATCGGACATCCAAAGAAGCCAGGACTCATTGAGGAGATTTCAAGTACAGAATTTGAGGGTGGAAATAAAGTAGAGACTCCAAAGTACGAATTATTGCTTATTAAAGATGAAAATGCAAAGACAAAAACAATTCAACTGAAGGTAGAGTTGCCTGGAGTATCCTCTGCCGCAGAATGTGATCTCAGTGTTTCGAAGGTATGTGCTGAGGTGTGCTGGATGTAGGGCTGGTCTGATATCCAAGTGTACTGAATATAACTCTATCTTGTAAAGTACTGATATTAGAACACTTAATTTACAAAATTCCATTTCTCATTCATACACACAAGACAGAAACAACATATGAAGGAGAAAGCAGAGTTCGCCCAGTAGTCTAGCTAATATTTCTCTCCATTAACATgataaaaacagattaactgatcatttggGTCATTGCTGTTTATCTGTCACAATGGCTGCCCTATATGCCTACAAAACAGTCATTGCAGTCCAAAGGAAAGTAAATCATCATATGAAATATCCTAATGACTTGACGAGGTACGAGATAAATACAAGCCTTTTTTTCTTTCCACTTGGCATAGCAACTCCAATATACAACATGATCTAAAAGTGATGTACATCTGGAGTGGTAGGAAACAGGTTTATCCCAGGTTCCTTATCCAAAGCATGTGGTCATATGGATGTGCTAAGCAGAGGGCAGGGCTGGGCTGGAAAACTAGCCTGTAAGCAGCTATAAGCTTGGGTGGTACTGTAGATTAGATCCCAAACTTTCACTTTtgagacctgggttcaaatccagatCAAACTGATAGAATCAAAGATTCTTGTAATAATATGGAAGATTATAAAAGAGAGAATCACTTTGGTTTGTAACAATATTTATCTCAACCCAATCAAGAAAGATCAGTAAATAGTGGCAGATGTAGatagacataggtagaaagagggttgaggtcctgcaaaaggaatttagggagctaggcagcagattaaaaagtaggacctcaaaggttgtaatctctgggtttcttccggtgccacgggctagtgagtatatgattaGGAGGTTAGAGCATGGTTGGGGagctgatgcaggagggagggctttagatttttggatcactgggtctgtttttggcgaaggtgggatctgtataagatggacgagtTGCACCTGTACCAGAacaggaccagcatccttgctgggaggattgctagtgctgttgaggggcggggtggggggcagtgggaggtgaaactaatttggcagggggatggggtacagagtggagGCACAGTAGGGGGTATGGTAcattcaaatataaatgtgaagctaagtcagtccgaaggacagagtaaatgtagacctgttaaggctcaggcaaataatgcaaggctggattgtatctattttaatgcaaggagtcttactagtaaggcagatgaattgaaggcattgattaccacaagggaatatgatattattgctattactgagatgattgagggaagggcaggactggcagcttaatatcccagggtatagaatcttcagacgtggtaggggagggggtaaaagaggaggtggcattgcactgttgattaaagagacaattactgcagtaaggagggatgatatcttagaaggttcctctaatgaggccatatgggtaaaacttaaaaacaaaaagggggctattacttggctgggagtgtactagagAACTACAAACAGtcaagcagtggtagaggagcagatatgtaggcaaatcttagagaggtgcaataataatagggtaataatagtaggggatttcaacttcccttatATTAGAGGGGACAGTATTAGTGCAAAATGGTTAAAGGGGgttgaattcttcaagtgcattcaggagagctttttgagccagcacgtagagtcctacaagaggaggggtggtactggacttaatcctagggaatgaagccagacaagtggtagaagtgtcagtgggggagta
Encoded proteins:
- the pih1d2 gene encoding PIH1 domain-containing protein 2 codes for the protein MATKQCKKEMLQQVNQLWSMLDDMSESSPEAYQKFIRHHLEEGMKQFSPPEPHTCFQTRILELSEKLLYVNLCTWSRVPAPKSESDPVPLGGGKLEENVEGTEIYSVTDVAYNPEVLKKGSENPVERDQLIRLAMKYIEEQHCIRLSHSYTLLKDKLKGSKKQMKQRLTGKAGPAQTAMEMTSGESGISLLQQLTRLKSADEENEENKLPIRLPSDIGHPKKPGLIEEISSTEFEGGNKVETPKYELLLIKDENAKTKTIQLKVELPGVSSAAECDLSVSKDDLVIDVAEKFRLQLDLPENISEDIVTAKFNKKAHVLSVGMPIK